The Oenanthe melanoleuca isolate GR-GAL-2019-014 chromosome 1A, OMel1.0, whole genome shotgun sequence genome contains a region encoding:
- the FBXL14 gene encoding F-box/LRR-repeat protein 14 has protein sequence METHISCLFPELLAMIFGYLEVRDKGRAAQVCTAWRDAAYHRSVWRGVEAKLHLRRANPSLFPSLAARGIRRVQILSLRRSLSYVVQGMADIESLNLSGCYNLTDNGLSHAFVAEISSLRSLNLSLCKQITDSSLGRIAQYLKGLEVLELGGCSNITNTGLLLIAWGLQRLKSLNLRSCRHLSDVGIGHLAGMTRSAAEGCLGLEQLTLQDCQKLSDLSLKHLARGLGRLRQLNLSFCGGISDAGLLHLSHMSSLRSLNLRSCDNISDTGIMHLAMGSLRLSGLDVSFCDKVGDQSLAYIAQGLDGLRSLSLCSCHISDEGINRMVRQMHGLRTLNIGQCVRITDKGLELIAEHLSQLTGIDLYGCTRITKRGLERITQLPCLKVLNLGLWEMTESEKVR, from the coding sequence ATGGAAACGCACATCTCGTGCCTGTTCCCCGAGCTGCTCGCCATGATCTTCGGGTACCTGGAGGTGCGCGACAAGGGCCGCGCGGCGCAGGTGTGCACGGCCTGGCGGGACGCCGCCTACCACCGCTCGGTGTGGCGGGGCGTGGAGGCCAAGCTGCACCTGCGCCGCGCCAACCCCTCGCTCTTCCCCAGCCTGGCGGCGCGGGGCATCCGGCGGGTGCAGATCCTGTCGCTGCGGCGCAGCCTGAGCTACGTGGTCCAGGGCATGGCGGACATCGAGAGCCTCAACCTCAGCGGCTGCTACAACCTCACCGACAACGGGCTGAGCCACGCCTTCGTGGCGGAGATCAGCTCCCTGCGCTCGCTCAACCTGAGCCTCTGCAAGCAGATCACGGACAGCAGCCTGGGCCGCATCGCCCAGTACCTCAAGggcctggaggtgctggagctcGGAGGCTGCAGCAACATCACCAACACCGGCCTCCTGCTCATCGCCTGGGGCCTGCAGCGCCTCAAGAGCCTCAACCTGCGCTCCTGCCGGCACCTCTCCGACGTGGGCATCGGGCACCTGGCGGGCATGACCCGCAGCGCGGCCGAGGGCTgcctgggcctggagcagctcacGCTGCAGGACTGCCAGAAGCTCAGCGACCTCTCGCTCAAGCACCTGGCCCGCGGGCTGGGCCGCCTCCGCCAGCTCAACCTCAGCTTCTGCGGGGGCATTTCGGACGCGGGGCTGCTGCACCTGTCGCACATGAGCAGCCTGCGCAGCCTCAACCTGCGCTCCTGCGACAACATCAGCGACACGGGCATCATGCACCTGGCCATGGGCAGCCTGCGGCTGTCCGGCCTCGACGTCTCCTTCTGCGACAAGGTGGGGGACCAGAGCCTAGCCTACATCGCACAGGGCCTCGATGGGCTGCGCTCgctgtccctctgctcctgccacatCAGTGACGAGGGCATCAACCGCATGGTGCGGCAGATGCACGGGCTGCGCACCCTCAACATCGGCCAGTGCGTCCGCATCACCGACAAGGGCCTGGAGCTCATCGCCGAACACCTCAGCCAGCTCACGGGCATCGACCTCTACGGCTGCACCCGCATCACCAAGCGGGGCCTGGAGCGCATCACCCAGCTGCCCTGCCTCAAGGTGCTCAACCTGGGACTTTGGGAAATGACTGAGAGTGAGAAGGTCaggtga